A genomic stretch from Croceibacterium aestuarii includes:
- a CDS encoding glycoside hydrolase family 5 protein, with amino-acid sequence MKYLIALATSLAFAAPASAGDSLPVGRCINMGNSFEVSEVGKSGVSNAGAEDFARIARAGFETIRLPVRWSDKTGAEPGYTIEKKWMAQVDKAVDQALGAGLNVILNDHHFDALDDDPAANSAKLAAIWRQVAGHFADRPTDRLWFEIENEPHNKLTNANLLATLNPALAEIRATNPDRPVIIGGEFWSGIDSLATLKLPDDPNVYPTFHYYEPFDFTHQGATWAGDPPPAIGRSYGTEDDAARLVRDVAKIRAYVERTGKVPFMGETGAYEGYIAPPERAAYHRAVREAFAPTGIGICAWAYTNTFPFYDHEAGKWIPGMLAAFGLPEQP; translated from the coding sequence ATGAAGTATCTAATAGCGCTCGCCACTTCGCTGGCCTTCGCCGCCCCCGCTTCTGCCGGCGACAGCCTGCCGGTGGGCAGATGCATCAATATGGGCAACAGCTTCGAAGTTTCCGAGGTGGGCAAGAGCGGCGTCAGCAACGCCGGCGCGGAGGATTTCGCGCGAATTGCCCGCGCCGGGTTCGAGACGATCCGGTTGCCCGTGCGCTGGTCGGACAAGACCGGCGCAGAGCCGGGCTACACCATCGAAAAGAAGTGGATGGCGCAGGTCGACAAGGCGGTCGACCAGGCGCTCGGCGCGGGCCTCAACGTGATCCTCAACGACCACCACTTCGACGCGCTCGACGACGACCCGGCGGCAAACTCCGCCAAGCTCGCAGCGATCTGGCGGCAAGTGGCCGGGCATTTCGCCGACCGCCCGACCGATCGCCTGTGGTTCGAGATCGAGAACGAACCACACAACAAGCTGACCAACGCCAACCTGCTGGCGACGCTCAATCCGGCGTTGGCGGAAATCCGCGCGACCAATCCCGACCGCCCGGTGATCATTGGCGGCGAGTTCTGGTCGGGAATCGATTCGCTGGCGACGCTGAAGCTCCCCGACGATCCCAACGTCTATCCCACCTTTCATTATTACGAGCCGTTCGATTTCACCCATCAGGGTGCGACCTGGGCAGGCGACCCGCCGCCCGCCATCGGCCGCTCTTACGGCACGGAGGATGATGCTGCGCGGCTGGTGCGCGATGTCGCCAAGATTCGCGCCTATGTCGAGCGCACGGGCAAGGTGCCCTTCATGGGCGAGACCGGCGCCTACGAAGGATACATCGCGCCCCCGGAGCGAGCGGCGTACCATCGCGCAGTGCGCGAGGCCTTTGCCCCGACCGGAATCGGCATCTGCGCCTGGGCTTACACCAACACCTTCCCGTTTTACGACCACGAAGCGGGCAAGTGGATTCCCGGCATGCTGGCCGCCTTCGGATTGCCCGAGCAGCCTTAG
- a CDS encoding carboxylesterase/lipase family protein — MQLRRLTAAALLALACPLAAQAPADPVVTVGGGRVRGEVTGDALVFRGIPFAAAPTGDLRWKPPQPVVPWDGIRAAMDVGPACLQHLESSEWNRAQWLHASEDCLTLDVKTPGLSGKRPVMVWIHGGSNRAGASGGPADSDLTAQGVVAVGVQYRLGVLGWLSHPALSAEQGGSSGNYGLMDQIAALQWVHDNIAKFGGDPDNVTIFGESAGSQDVSLLLAAPAAQGLFDEAIMESGTPGFGLPFRTLAEGEALGEQFAAKAGTGNDLAKMRALSPIALYAIEDQLEEPPHGNGMIFLHTTVDGKVLPATPDKLIAANKPKPVILGTNKVEFANEQFDEANLKPYAQAMFGGQGAAALAVFKAEQADPRRGKIATRIISDALFHCPTDHLADLLASNGWPTWRYQFDVGPDGGLTSHAFEIGWVFERKPVGGGVPMQDYWAALAVSGDPNGKTAISAVRPKWERWTPAKPRQIEFGQSATAMAPGKPRAETCTFSEAF; from the coding sequence GTGCAATTGAGGCGCCTCACTGCCGCAGCGTTACTCGCGCTCGCATGCCCGCTCGCGGCGCAGGCCCCGGCCGACCCTGTCGTGACGGTCGGGGGTGGCCGGGTGCGCGGAGAAGTCACAGGCGATGCGCTGGTGTTTCGCGGGATTCCCTTTGCTGCCGCGCCCACCGGCGATCTGCGCTGGAAGCCGCCGCAGCCAGTCGTGCCGTGGGACGGGATTCGCGCGGCGATGGACGTCGGGCCGGCTTGCCTGCAGCACCTCGAAAGCTCCGAGTGGAACCGCGCGCAGTGGCTCCACGCGAGCGAGGATTGCCTGACGCTCGACGTCAAGACGCCGGGCCTTAGTGGCAAGCGCCCGGTGATGGTCTGGATCCACGGCGGCTCGAACCGCGCCGGTGCGAGCGGGGGTCCGGCGGATTCCGACCTGACCGCGCAGGGCGTGGTCGCGGTCGGCGTGCAATATCGGCTCGGCGTGCTCGGCTGGCTGTCGCACCCCGCGCTCTCCGCAGAGCAGGGCGGGTCGAGCGGCAACTACGGGTTGATGGACCAGATCGCCGCGCTGCAATGGGTCCACGACAACATCGCGAAATTCGGCGGCGACCCGGACAACGTGACGATCTTCGGCGAGAGCGCCGGGTCGCAGGACGTCTCGTTGCTGCTCGCCGCGCCGGCCGCGCAGGGCTTGTTCGACGAGGCGATCATGGAAAGCGGCACGCCCGGCTTCGGCCTCCCCTTTCGCACCCTGGCCGAAGGCGAAGCGCTGGGCGAGCAGTTCGCCGCAAAGGCCGGCACCGGTAACGACCTCGCGAAAATGCGCGCTCTATCGCCGATCGCGCTTTACGCCATCGAGGACCAGCTGGAGGAGCCGCCCCACGGCAACGGGATGATCTTCCTGCACACCACCGTCGATGGCAAGGTGCTGCCCGCCACGCCCGACAAGCTGATCGCCGCCAACAAGCCGAAGCCGGTAATCCTCGGCACCAACAAGGTGGAGTTTGCCAACGAGCAGTTCGACGAAGCCAACCTGAAGCCTTACGCGCAGGCGATGTTTGGCGGGCAAGGCGCTGCGGCGCTGGCGGTATTCAAGGCAGAACAGGCCGACCCGCGGCGCGGTAAAATCGCCACGCGTATCATCTCCGATGCGCTGTTTCATTGCCCGACCGACCACCTTGCGGACCTGCTGGCAAGCAACGGCTGGCCGACGTGGCGCTACCAGTTCGATGTCGGCCCGGACGGCGGCCTGACCAGCCATGCCTTCGAAATCGGCTGGGTGTTCGAGCGCAAGCCGGTCGGCGGCGGCGTGCCCATGCAGGATTACTGGGCGGCGCTGGCGGTCAGCGGCGACCCCAACGGCAAGACCGCAATTTCCGCCGTGCGGCCCAAGTGGGAACGCTGGACGCCCGCCAAGCCGCGCCAGATCGAATTCGGCCAATCCGCCACGGCCATGGCGCCGGGCAAGCCGCGCGCCGAGACCTGCACCTTCAGCGAGGCGTTCTGA
- a CDS encoding glycoside hydrolase family 3 protein, which yields MKRPLRFALVGAALLLNACSQDALPGDTASAQGDAVAHPEIWPKYEYPVPVDPAVEAKIADLLKTMTLEDKIGQLIQADLCCVTPEEVREYNLGSILVGGNSGPNGNDFAPAPDWLKAADAFYLASVDKRDGGAGIPVIWGIDAVHGHANIIGATVFPHNIGLGAAHDPALIERIGAATAQEVRVTGQEWTFAPTVTVPQDYRWGRAYEGYSSDPKLVASYVGAMVRGLQGPPDQANLLARDKVIASTKHFLADGGTKDGVDQGDAQISEEDLRDIHGLPYGPAIENGVATVMVSFSSWQGKKLTGNKSLITDVLKDRMGFGGFVVSDWNAHGQVEGCTNSACPQALLAGLDMYMAPDSWKAIYEDLLRRAKAGEIPMQRIDDAVSRILRVKFRLGVFEAGKPSSRPLAGDWKVLGSPQHRELAREAVRKSLVLLKNQGVLPLKAGARLLVAGEGADDVARASGGWTISWQGTGLTNAMFPGSTSLWAGLKQAAEAGGGSATLSPDGSFSEKPDAAVVVFGEKPYAEFQGDRATLALDADLTGPYATMKKLRAQGIPVVAVMITGRPLYVNPALNAADAFVVAWLPGSEGGKGLADVLIGDAAGKTRFDFTGKLPAAWPKTPAMADGALFPFGYGLTYAAPRAAWKPLPEIADSKAGDARIYFARGVPTASWSLVLGNIDRAEEKRITTVPADAIGGRAHITATDAAVQEGARRIEVKDGGAALAVSSHDPLDLGRETNADVMVLFTVKVNKAPARAAVALRCEGSGCGSREPVTLPASGTFVRYGIPLKCLASKGADMSKVTAPFILETTGPADYALAEVRLGTDAEKVLPCN from the coding sequence TTGAAACGTCCGCTGCGATTCGCGCTGGTCGGTGCCGCGCTGTTGCTCAACGCCTGTTCGCAGGATGCCTTGCCCGGCGATACCGCTTCGGCGCAAGGCGATGCCGTCGCCCACCCCGAAATCTGGCCCAAGTACGAGTATCCCGTGCCCGTCGATCCGGCGGTCGAGGCGAAGATCGCCGACCTGCTCAAGACGATGACGCTGGAGGACAAGATCGGCCAGCTGATCCAGGCCGACCTGTGCTGCGTCACCCCCGAGGAGGTGCGCGAGTACAACCTCGGCTCGATCCTCGTCGGCGGCAACAGCGGCCCGAACGGCAACGATTTCGCGCCGGCGCCCGACTGGCTCAAGGCGGCGGACGCGTTCTACCTCGCCTCGGTCGACAAGCGCGACGGGGGCGCAGGCATCCCCGTCATCTGGGGGATCGACGCGGTTCACGGCCACGCCAACATCATCGGCGCTACGGTTTTCCCGCACAACATTGGCCTCGGCGCCGCCCACGATCCCGCCCTGATCGAACGGATCGGCGCTGCAACGGCACAGGAAGTGCGCGTGACCGGGCAGGAATGGACCTTCGCGCCAACGGTCACCGTGCCGCAGGACTACCGCTGGGGCCGCGCCTATGAGGGCTACTCCTCGGATCCCAAGCTCGTCGCATCCTATGTCGGGGCGATGGTCCGCGGGCTGCAGGGGCCGCCCGACCAGGCCAACCTGCTGGCGCGCGACAAGGTCATCGCCTCGACCAAGCACTTCCTGGCCGACGGCGGCACCAAGGACGGCGTCGACCAGGGCGATGCGCAGATTTCCGAAGAGGATCTGCGCGACATTCACGGCCTGCCCTACGGCCCGGCGATCGAAAACGGCGTCGCCACGGTCATGGTCAGCTTCTCGAGCTGGCAAGGCAAGAAGCTGACCGGCAACAAGTCGCTGATCACCGACGTGCTCAAGGACCGGATGGGTTTCGGCGGTTTCGTCGTCTCCGACTGGAACGCGCACGGCCAGGTCGAGGGCTGCACCAACAGCGCGTGCCCGCAGGCGCTGCTCGCCGGGCTCGACATGTACATGGCGCCCGACAGCTGGAAGGCGATCTACGAAGACCTGCTCAGACGCGCCAAGGCGGGCGAAATCCCGATGCAGCGGATCGACGATGCCGTCTCGCGCATTCTGCGCGTCAAGTTCCGGCTCGGGGTGTTCGAGGCGGGCAAGCCCTCCAGCCGCCCGCTCGCCGGCGATTGGAAAGTGCTCGGCTCTCCCCAACACCGCGAACTCGCCCGCGAGGCGGTGCGCAAGTCGCTCGTCCTGCTCAAGAACCAGGGCGTGCTGCCGCTCAAGGCAGGTGCGCGCCTGCTCGTCGCCGGCGAAGGAGCGGACGACGTCGCCCGCGCTTCGGGCGGGTGGACCATCTCGTGGCAGGGTACAGGTCTGACCAACGCGATGTTCCCGGGCTCGACCTCGCTATGGGCCGGCCTCAAGCAGGCCGCTGAGGCCGGCGGCGGCAGCGCGACGCTCTCGCCCGATGGCAGCTTCTCCGAGAAGCCCGATGCGGCCGTGGTGGTCTTCGGCGAGAAGCCCTATGCCGAGTTCCAGGGCGACCGCGCGACGCTGGCACTCGATGCCGACCTCACCGGTCCCTACGCCACCATGAAGAAGCTCAGGGCGCAGGGCATTCCGGTCGTCGCGGTGATGATCACCGGCCGTCCGCTCTACGTGAACCCGGCGCTCAACGCCGCCGATGCCTTCGTGGTGGCGTGGCTTCCCGGAAGCGAAGGCGGCAAAGGCCTGGCCGACGTGCTGATCGGCGATGCCGCGGGCAAGACCCGGTTCGACTTCACCGGCAAGCTCCCCGCAGCCTGGCCGAAGACCCCGGCGATGGCCGATGGCGCACTCTTTCCCTTCGGCTACGGCCTGACTTATGCTGCGCCGCGCGCGGCGTGGAAGCCGCTGCCCGAAATCGCCGACAGCAAAGCTGGCGACGCGCGGATCTATTTCGCCAGGGGCGTTCCAACCGCAAGCTGGTCGTTGGTGCTCGGCAACATCGACCGCGCCGAGGAAAAGCGCATCACCACGGTCCCGGCGGATGCCATCGGTGGACGGGCGCACATCACCGCGACCGATGCCGCGGTGCAGGAAGGCGCGCGCCGGATCGAGGTCAAGGACGGCGGCGCCGCACTGGCGGTGTCCAGCCACGATCCGCTCGACCTCGGCCGCGAGACCAATGCCGACGTGATGGTGCTGTTCACGGTAAAAGTGAACAAGGCGCCCGCGAGGGCGGCGGTCGCGCTGCGCTGCGAGGGATCGGGATGCGGCTCGCGCGAACCGGTCACGCTGCCCGCCAGCGGTACGTTCGTTCGTTACGGGATCCCGCTCAAGTGCCTGGCATCGAAGGGCGCCGATATGAGCAAGGTCACCGCGCCGTTCATTCTCGAGACCACCGGTCCGGCAGACTATGCGCTCGCCGAGGTGCGGCTCGGGACCGACGCGGAGAAGGTCCTGCCGTGCAATTGA
- a CDS encoding glycoside hydrolase 5 family protein, translating into MVELTFPICGRRTALAGLAAAGLAGCSGARGVLAPPKRFVATRGMRFVRGGGWYRYTGANAWYLAWLGSDTKYGDRARLRRELDRLQSIGVGNVRLLAGAEESPVKNSIKPGFETQDGTLNRSLLTGLDVAMAELGKRGMTAVLYLTNNWEWSGGMMSRLYWETGRYKDMNDPADPWPAFPDAASAFYANRDAVERFFRSVRMLVGRTNTVTGTAYKDDPALMAWQLANEPRPGVSPEVMQAILPDYYRWIDDSAALIRSLDPNHLVSLGMEGTIATDGDVEIVARAHRNIDYLTAHIWPLNWGWVDGKDLAGTWAAGAAKVRDYIDRHVKLAATLGKPLVFEEFGFPRDGELYDPAATTQFRQRFYRMIYAAAEASRAAGGPVQGTNFWAWNGEARAQHPDHRFRDGETQYMGDPPHEPQGWYGNFDSDDAVIAIVRQHAQTFATA; encoded by the coding sequence ATGGTAGAGCTAACATTCCCGATTTGCGGCCGCCGCACGGCCCTGGCCGGCCTCGCGGCGGCGGGTCTGGCTGGGTGCAGCGGCGCGCGCGGCGTCCTGGCGCCCCCCAAGCGCTTCGTTGCGACAAGGGGCATGCGCTTCGTGCGGGGCGGCGGGTGGTATCGCTACACCGGCGCCAACGCCTGGTACCTTGCCTGGCTTGGCAGCGACACGAAATACGGCGATCGGGCGCGGCTGAGGCGCGAACTCGACCGCCTGCAGTCGATCGGCGTCGGCAACGTGCGCCTGCTCGCGGGAGCCGAGGAGAGCCCGGTAAAGAACAGCATCAAGCCCGGCTTCGAAACGCAGGACGGCACGCTCAACCGGTCTCTTCTGACCGGTCTCGACGTGGCCATGGCCGAACTCGGCAAGCGCGGAATGACCGCGGTGCTCTATCTCACCAACAACTGGGAATGGTCGGGCGGCATGATGAGCCGGCTCTATTGGGAAACCGGCCGGTACAAGGACATGAACGATCCGGCCGATCCCTGGCCCGCGTTCCCCGACGCCGCCAGTGCGTTCTATGCCAATCGGGACGCGGTTGAGCGCTTCTTTCGCTCGGTGCGCATGCTTGTCGGGCGGACCAACACCGTAACCGGAACGGCCTACAAGGACGATCCCGCGTTGATGGCCTGGCAGCTCGCCAACGAACCGCGTCCGGGCGTATCGCCGGAGGTCATGCAGGCGATCCTCCCTGACTACTACAGGTGGATCGACGACAGCGCTGCGCTGATTCGCTCGCTCGACCCGAACCATCTCGTCTCGCTCGGTATGGAAGGCACGATTGCTACCGATGGGGACGTCGAGATCGTCGCCCGCGCCCACCGCAACATCGATTACCTGACCGCGCATATCTGGCCGCTCAACTGGGGCTGGGTCGATGGCAAGGATCTCGCCGGCACCTGGGCTGCCGGTGCGGCCAAGGTGAGGGATTACATCGATAGGCACGTCAAGCTCGCCGCAACGCTGGGCAAGCCGCTGGTGTTCGAGGAATTTGGCTTTCCGCGCGACGGCGAACTCTACGATCCTGCGGCGACGACCCAGTTTCGCCAACGCTTCTACCGGATGATCTACGCCGCCGCAGAAGCCAGTCGCGCCGCCGGGGGGCCGGTGCAGGGCACAAATTTCTGGGCCTGGAACGGCGAAGCGCGAGCGCAACACCCGGATCACCGCTTTCGGGACGGCGAGACCCAGTACATGGGCGACCCGCCGCACGAGCCGCAGGGGTGGTACGGAAATTTCGACAGCGACGACGCGGTGATTGCGATTGTGCGACAGCACGCACAGACCTTTGCCACCGCCTGA
- a CDS encoding MFS transporter, which translates to MTALSDRRAAGVFVLGVIAVTAGVLMHLPMFLVARDMGYRLNGMGMGPEMVWGMVLIVAGVAVAAYGLLPRNVAAQVAASRTIVVSPPEDAPLSAAHWRLMLVLVLALVIDVMKPSSLGFTIPGMIDEYRLGRQVVSLVPLFALLGTATGSVLWGMIADVYGRKASILLSAVVFVGTSICGAMPSLAWNVGMCFLMGLGAGGMLPVTYALLAEMMPSKHRGWSLVLVGGLGSVGGYFAASGLAATLVPAYSWRVLWLVNLPTGLALVALGGLIPESAKFLLARGRNREAQRIMATFGSEARTPGEAVKAQTVRGGSDPLTGFALFAKLFALSMAAACYGLINFGLLLWLPADLLAKGYSIELSSRLLAESALIALPTILFAAWGYSRWSSKRSVLVALAVTIVGLLLVLRLEIAGRGSPVIPVALLIIGTNALIAMLLPYAAESFPFRIRGRATGVVAACSKGGGVLAQVFAVLALVPAMGAVSLALLIPAVTALVLVTLFGREIRGRDLRDLDVDGHTFHAAGI; encoded by the coding sequence GTGACGGCTCTCAGCGATCGCCGGGCGGCGGGCGTGTTCGTCCTCGGAGTCATCGCCGTAACCGCCGGCGTGCTGATGCATCTGCCGATGTTCCTCGTGGCTCGCGACATGGGCTACCGGCTCAACGGTATGGGGATGGGCCCGGAGATGGTCTGGGGCATGGTCTTGATCGTCGCGGGGGTCGCCGTCGCCGCTTACGGCTTGCTGCCCAGGAATGTCGCAGCCCAGGTTGCCGCCTCGCGCACAATCGTCGTCTCCCCGCCCGAAGACGCGCCGCTGTCGGCAGCGCACTGGCGGCTGATGCTGGTGCTGGTGCTCGCACTGGTCATCGATGTGATGAAACCGTCGAGTCTGGGTTTCACGATCCCCGGCATGATCGACGAGTACCGGCTCGGCAGACAGGTCGTCTCGCTCGTCCCGCTGTTCGCGCTCCTCGGCACCGCGACGGGATCGGTCCTGTGGGGGATGATTGCAGACGTTTACGGGCGCAAGGCTTCGATCCTGCTTTCGGCGGTCGTGTTCGTGGGCACCTCGATCTGCGGGGCGATGCCCTCGCTGGCCTGGAACGTCGGGATGTGTTTCCTGATGGGGTTGGGGGCGGGCGGTATGCTTCCCGTCACCTATGCCTTGCTCGCCGAGATGATGCCGTCGAAACACCGCGGCTGGAGCCTGGTCCTCGTCGGCGGACTTGGCTCGGTGGGTGGATACTTCGCTGCAAGCGGACTCGCGGCCACGCTGGTTCCGGCGTACAGTTGGCGCGTCTTGTGGCTGGTCAATCTGCCGACAGGCCTTGCCCTGGTCGCACTCGGCGGGCTGATTCCCGAATCCGCCAAATTCCTTCTCGCCCGGGGCCGCAACCGCGAAGCGCAGCGGATTATGGCGACGTTCGGCTCGGAGGCGCGTACGCCCGGCGAGGCCGTGAAAGCGCAGACTGTCCGGGGCGGATCCGACCCGCTGACCGGGTTCGCCCTGTTCGCCAAGCTCTTCGCTCTCAGCATGGCGGCCGCGTGCTACGGTCTCATCAATTTCGGGCTGCTGCTCTGGCTTCCCGCCGATCTGCTTGCCAAGGGCTATAGCATCGAGTTGTCGAGCCGCCTGCTGGCCGAATCCGCGTTGATCGCCTTGCCGACCATTCTGTTCGCCGCCTGGGGCTATAGCCGGTGGAGTTCCAAGCGGTCGGTCCTTGTCGCGCTGGCGGTGACCATTGTCGGCCTTCTGCTCGTGCTGCGGCTGGAGATCGCGGGGCGAGGGAGCCCGGTCATCCCGGTCGCCTTGCTGATCATCGGCACCAACGCGCTGATCGCCATGCTGCTACCCTATGCTGCCGAGAGCTTTCCGTTTCGAATTCGCGGCCGGGCGACCGGAGTTGTGGCCGCTTGCAGCAAGGGGGGCGGGGTGCTCGCGCAAGTCTTTGCGGTCCTCGCGTTGGTACCGGCGATGGGGGCCGTTTCGCTGGCCCTGCTGATACCCGCGGTGACGGCGCTCGTTCTCGTCACCCTGTTTGGCCGGGAAATCCGCGGCCGCGACCTGCGCGACCTCGACGTTGACGGTCACACGTTCCACGCGGCCGGCATCTAG
- a CDS encoding mannitol dehydrogenase family protein — MRLSPAILNLLPPDVARFDYDRDEQKVGIVHFGLGAFHRAHQAWYTDLAMSGGERDWAIAGASLRSDAVARRLDPQGGLYTLTERGAAGEATRVVGALREAIVADRSPERLAIALTAPSTRIVSFTVTEKGYARRPDGSLDLELAGRSFYPHLAECLRQRMRRNLPGLTLLSCDNLPRNGEVLARLLAEWLAAHAPDTVRWFDGECACPNSMVDRIVPAATEADLAALEGRLGVRDEGAVFTEPFSQWIIENRFAGPRPGWDRHGARLVGDVAPYETAKLRMLNGAHSAMAYLGLERGHGFVDQAIADEELRALVERLMLEEAATSFVPAEGQDLRRYAADLIARFANPALEHRLAQIAADGSEKIPQRWLETLRAHDARGERCPALLEALASWMRYVRGDRGAVDDPMAAHLAELWRTAGRSGIAAALFGPGGLFADSWRAGEATLAELTRKLA, encoded by the coding sequence GTGAGGCTCTCGCCTGCGATCCTGAACCTGCTTCCGCCCGACGTCGCCCGTTTCGATTACGACCGCGACGAGCAAAAGGTCGGGATCGTCCACTTCGGCCTCGGCGCGTTCCACCGCGCGCACCAGGCGTGGTACACGGACCTCGCAATGAGCGGCGGCGAGCGCGATTGGGCGATTGCCGGCGCTTCCCTGCGATCGGACGCGGTGGCGCGCCGGCTGGATCCGCAAGGCGGGCTCTACACGCTGACCGAGCGGGGCGCGGCCGGCGAGGCGACGCGGGTCGTCGGTGCGCTACGCGAAGCGATCGTGGCGGACCGGAGCCCGGAAAGGCTGGCAATCGCCCTCACCGCGCCCTCGACGCGGATCGTCAGCTTCACCGTCACCGAAAAGGGTTACGCCCGCAGGCCCGACGGCTCGCTCGATCTCGAGCTTGCAGGGAGAAGCTTCTATCCGCACCTGGCCGAGTGCCTGCGCCAACGGATGCGTAGGAACCTTCCCGGCCTGACTTTGCTTTCGTGCGATAACCTTCCGCGCAACGGCGAGGTCCTTGCCCGGCTGCTGGCCGAATGGCTCGCCGCGCATGCCCCCGACACGGTCCGCTGGTTCGATGGCGAATGCGCCTGTCCGAACTCGATGGTCGACCGGATCGTCCCGGCGGCGACCGAAGCCGACCTGGCCGCGCTCGAAGGTCGGCTCGGCGTTCGAGACGAAGGCGCGGTCTTCACCGAGCCGTTCAGCCAGTGGATCATCGAGAATCGCTTCGCCGGGCCGCGCCCCGGATGGGACAGGCATGGTGCGCGGCTGGTCGGCGATGTCGCGCCGTACGAAACCGCCAAGCTCAGAATGCTCAACGGCGCCCATTCCGCCATGGCCTATCTCGGGCTCGAGCGGGGTCACGGGTTCGTCGACCAGGCGATTGCCGACGAGGAGCTTCGCGCACTGGTCGAACGGCTCATGCTCGAGGAAGCGGCCACGAGTTTCGTCCCCGCCGAGGGACAGGACCTTCGCCGCTACGCCGCCGACCTGATCGCTCGCTTCGCCAACCCCGCGCTCGAGCACCGCCTCGCCCAGATCGCGGCCGACGGCAGCGAGAAGATCCCGCAGCGTTGGCTCGAGACCCTTCGCGCGCATGACGCGCGCGGCGAGCGCTGTCCCGCGCTGCTGGAGGCGCTGGCGTCCTGGATGCGCTATGTCCGCGGCGACCGCGGGGCGGTCGACGACCCCATGGCCGCGCACCTCGCGGAGCTGTGGCGAACAGCCGGACGCTCGGGAATCGCCGCGGCGCTGTTCGGTCCGGGCGGTCTGTTTGCGGATAGCTGGCGCGCCGGCGAGGCGACGCTCGCCGAGCTGACCCGAAAGCTCGCCTAG
- the uxaC gene encoding glucuronate isomerase encodes MQRLKLHADRLFPADPGVRRIAREIYDEVCGLPIISPHGHTDPAWFATNAPFGNAAQLLLQPDHYLLRMLYSQGVRLEQLGIGAPADPREAWRILAENYALFRGTPSRLWLDWVFAEVFGLDVRLEGETADLYYDRITEALESDAFRPRALFERFGIEVIATTESPLDTLDQHRSIRESGWRGRVVTAYRPDPVVDPEFEGFAANLSALSVLTGENCHDWRGYLSAHRKRRAFFAAMGATSSDHGHPTARTADLSSAEAEALFGKIVAGDFSEGDAELFRAQMLTEMAAMSQDDGLVMQIHPGSFRNHNAKLFAVHGRDKGADIPTRTDYVAALKPLLDRFGNERDFTLILFTLDESAYSRELAPLAGHYPCLRLGPAWWFHDSPEGMRRFRRMTTETAGFYNTVGFNDDTRAFLSIPARHDVARRIDCGFLAELVAEHRLELDEAHEVARALSYDLAKAAYRL; translated from the coding sequence ATCCAACGCTTGAAACTTCACGCAGACCGGCTGTTTCCTGCCGACCCCGGCGTGAGGAGAATCGCGCGCGAGATCTATGACGAGGTGTGCGGCTTGCCCATCATAAGCCCGCACGGACACACCGACCCTGCGTGGTTTGCAACGAACGCGCCGTTCGGCAACGCGGCGCAGCTGTTGCTGCAGCCCGACCATTACCTGCTGCGCATGTTGTATTCGCAGGGCGTGCGGCTCGAACAGCTTGGCATCGGCGCGCCCGCCGACCCGCGCGAGGCCTGGCGCATCCTGGCGGAGAACTACGCGCTGTTTCGCGGCACCCCGTCGCGGCTGTGGCTCGATTGGGTCTTCGCCGAGGTTTTCGGACTGGACGTGCGGCTCGAAGGCGAAACGGCGGACCTCTATTACGATCGCATCACCGAGGCGCTGGAGAGCGATGCATTTCGTCCCCGCGCCCTGTTCGAGCGCTTCGGTATCGAAGTTATCGCCACGACCGAGAGCCCCCTGGATACCCTCGACCAGCATCGCTCGATCCGCGAGAGCGGCTGGCGAGGTAGGGTCGTAACCGCTTACCGCCCCGACCCGGTGGTCGATCCCGAGTTCGAAGGCTTCGCGGCCAACTTGTCGGCTCTCTCCGTGCTGACCGGCGAGAATTGCCACGACTGGCGCGGCTACCTTTCGGCGCACCGCAAGCGGCGTGCCTTCTTCGCCGCAATGGGCGCCACTTCTTCCGACCACGGCCATCCTACCGCACGCACCGCCGACCTTTCGTCCGCCGAGGCGGAGGCCTTGTTCGGGAAGATTGTCGCCGGCGATTTCTCCGAAGGGGACGCCGAACTGTTTCGGGCTCAGATGCTTACCGAGATGGCGGCAATGAGCCAGGATGACGGCCTGGTGATGCAGATTCATCCCGGCAGCTTTCGCAACCACAACGCCAAACTGTTTGCCGTTCACGGGCGCGACAAGGGCGCCGACATTCCCACCCGCACCGACTATGTTGCGGCGCTCAAGCCGCTGCTCGACCGGTTCGGCAACGAGCGCGATTTCACGCTGATCCTCTTCACCCTCGACGAGAGCGCCTATTCCCGCGAACTGGCCCCGCTCGCCGGGCACTATCCCTGCCTCAGGCTCGGCCCGGCCTGGTGGTTCCACGACAGCCCCGAGGGCATGCGCCGCTTCCGCCGCATGACCACGGAGACCGCCGGCTTCTACAACACAGTCGGGTTCAACGACGACACCCGCGCCTTCCTGTCGATCCCGGCGCGGCACGACGTCGCGCGGCGCATCGACTGCGGCTTTCTCGCCGAGCTGGTCGCCGAGCATCGGCTCGAACTCGACGAAGCGCACGAGGTCGCGCGCGCGCTGTCTTACGATCTGGCGAAAGCGGCCTACCGGTTGTGA